The genomic DNA GAGTTTGTTACATTAACAGCCAGGTCAAAGAAGCCAGCACAAGGTGAGTGGATGCCATCAACTTGAATGTCCTAAAGGAGAGTATGGACTAAGACTTGACCTTCAAAGGAAGTGCCTAGGCCTGGTGTAAAGTCCCTGACTCTCCCAGTGTGTAATTTGCAGCTATGCCTTCCTTTTACTGGAAACCCTACCAATGTACGAAGCCAACCTGTAGTTTGTGGGGAATTTATTTGGATTTATGCactcaaattttatttacttacaCTGTTCTAACTGAGCCTCTCAGCTGGATATTACCTTGCTTTTGAAAGATGGCATGATCACTAAAAGGCTGATTTATCAAATTCTTCACAATTCACTAATAGGTAATAGTGGTTATTCTTTGGAAAAACGAAGCAAAAAGTATGTTTCTAAGAATGACTGCACTCTTTCCTGATTTCTTCGGAAGAAGAAAATTGTTAGCAACTGTTGGGATATCATTTTAATCACAGTGGACAGTAATTCCATAAAATACAATTGAAATCAATAAGACCAGCCACTGACCAGTCACTTTTCAGTTGGGTTTACAATTTTTCCCATGAAGAGGATGCTCTGAGTGTACTGATCAATGATCAACAGCAAGAATGGATGATCGAATTTAAGAATGGGAGGAGcagaatgaggaagaaaatctatgctgctggctgctgcagcctctgtgccatTCTCATGAATCTTCAGCAGGGCCTTGTGAGTAGCCTGCAATAAAATACGGCAAGAATTAATGTACGTGAAAGATGTTGTGTGAAATTGTTCAAATTAACATGAATTTAATTCAACTATTGCCTTTCACAAAAATTGCTCTTAAGCAATTCCAGGAAGAAGGATGCAACAGCCCATTGTGGGTTTTTCCAGCAATCTTGTCTCaataagcaaatatttaacACATTCAGTGTTCCTCACTACAAGTGTATGAATGCAGGCCTTAGCAACTGCACACCTCCTGGAATTCATTGAAAGTAAAATAGCCAAGCAAATTCACAGGCAATgtcattttcaaacagaaaggaaatggagCTCCAGAACTGCTCTGTAAGTATTCCTAACAGCACATGCATTACAGTTTAGCCAGGTAGAAATTCAATCTTAAGaccaaatattttgttaaagtatttttaggcatttttaatctttttattttactagCCCCAAGATGTTAGAAAATTGTACTTGCTGTTTTCAGAATGGCTGTAAAAATGCTAGTTTTTATCTTCatattattttcagtaaatggGATGTTTTCCTCAAGCCTGGTCCATTTTACATTGTTAGCCCTCAACAGGGCCTTCAATGGTAACAACAATTTCtaaatcctttaaaattatAGAATGCACGTCAGATAAAGGCCACTGTTTTGGTGGATATGCTGATGCAAGACATGCACAACACAGATACCCATAGGCACTTCTTTTATATACAGAAAATATGCTGTGTTTAGTTTCCTGGATAAATGCTAAAACTCACCCCTCCGTCTACCCTTCAGCTTTGCTTGtcctacaaaagaaaatatccttATCTCCAGGTTTTGGAGAAGTCTGAGCGAGTTTAAAGGGACTTTATCAGCTAAATGTTCTACTTCACAGTATCAGCCCAGCCCTAGTAATAAGTAAAATTTCACAGGTGACCTCAGGGTAAGGCCTTTAAGGAATCCACAGATGGTTGTTTCTGCCAATAAACTTACTTTTGAAACCTTCACATCAGGGTTTCCTGTGATTCCAGACAGATCAGCTCGATTAGAAAATACATCAGTTACACCCAGATTCATTAGGATCCTCTTTAATTCATAGGTGGCTGAAATGGATAGTTTTGGAATATGCAATTCCATCCTCCTGTCAATTCAAAAGTAAATTACGGTAGTTATTGCAATGAGAGCATGCCTTGGACTGAAGATTCCTAACTTGATGGTGGTTCTTATGTGCCAAAATGCTAGTTTTTGATCTAAAAATCATGGCAAGAAGATAGGAAGATGCTGGTCTGGAGGATAGGAAAGTATGGAAGGAGAAAGACATCAGTTCATATTTCTTGTATGATTCTGCAACACAATCACTTTATGAGACAGTAAACAATAGTGCTGCCAGCATTTCTGGGACAAAGTTTGCATTCTTTTTCTAACCTTAAGTGTTCTGATTTTGTAATTCACACCCCATTTTCTCTGAGAGTTCTGAGTGCTATGTCACAGTATTGCCGCTCTAAATATTGGCCTTGAGACAAGGGAAATGGAGACACTTAGTATCAACtaaaaaaggattaaatttCCCACCTCAGAGATCTTTTCTCTCATCACAAGGCAATGCTGATTCTAATTTTTGCTGTAAGTATCAAATCATTTGGTCTGATGGTTTATAGTTATTCTCTTGTTCAAACCTGCTATCAAAAATACACGATAGTATCTGTATAAACCTGACCATAGCGTTTGGATTCTGACTACCTTGAACATCAAATCAAAATACTATATTTACCGTCTTTGAAGAGATCTTTCCCATTTAGATACAGTACTTTTTGTCAAGGCACGTTCCAGCTGTTTCATCTTTCCTTTATTGGGCAGGATGAACAATGCTGCAACGTCTCCCTTGTAAGGAATCTGCACCACCTCACAAGACAGCTTCCTGTCAGAGAATGCTTTATAAAATCCATCTCGAATCATCATCTCCACTTCAACTGAGGTCTTCGCATTCACGTGGAAATAGTCCTTGTGAGTCCCCTTAATATTGAAAGGATTTTCCCAGTAGGCttaaaaccaaaagagaaagaatggaATTGAATACGTATTTCAGTGAGGATATATTAATATAGTCCAAACAAATgtacaataaataaaaccatatCTGAAGATATACAGTTATACTTGAAGATAAAAAGTATTCCAAGTTTATGAAACATCTTATTCTCTGTAACAATTAAATATCACAGGTTAAATTTTGTATGGACTTGTACACCATCTTTCTAAGTCAGACAAATGAAATGAATTAACTTCATCATATTACcttatgttttatttgaagaaaGCGAAAACTGACCAGAATCCAAGGATTTGCTGTCTGTTTTCAGAATACTACTTGTAAAACAAATTTCACAGCAGATGTCTGACTTTTAAAAGGTAGCATATTATGCTCCTCACatgggttttttatgttttttatctTATAGCACTAAGGAAAAGTTTACATGCTagagaaacacaaacatttACACCTCAACGTAACTGCAGTATGGTAAATGGAATAGGGCCTCAAGGTGTTTAGTCTTGAAAGTGGTTTGCTCTTGATGTTTATTCAAATGAATTTTCTATGATATTTTATTATGTAACCAAAGCAGGTTGTTCACTAAACAAATAGACAAGGATTACAGCTTGCCATGATGTAAGTatgctttttttgcctttttttaaaaaaatattgaatagaAATAgtgtaatttgaaaaataaataatagacTGTGAAATCCACAAAATTCTGGATACTTTATAAGTTTAagccttttcccttcccctccagaaaagaaatgtacTCTGGTATGGTACTCAGACTAGGGAACCTGAGATTAGGAAACTCAAATTTATAAAGtatttgaaatgaatttttttaattttttctgaaaattaatattttccaaatattttccaaatattccTTTCTGGGTTGGAAATCTCATGGATGTTCTGCGTCTACAAATGAACACCCAAGAAGAAGTTAATAATTTCCAAAGTAATACATTTGCAAATGGCTCTTGGGATACGTGCAAAATGATGACAAGGTGTAGAACATATAGACTCCAACCCCAGAGGTACTTACCCATTTAATAGTCATAGACTGTAAGTAAATTAAAGTTCTTGGCACTTTTTGTTAATCATCATCTTCAAAATTTAGTTTTCTACTTCACACATACAATGtgaaagcatttcagtttttgAAGTAGTAAGTAGATGAAGTTTGGCAGGATAATTTAACAATGCACAATGTGTTGTGCTCTGGCAATTCCCTGAACCTGAATATTGCAACTTTTATGCTTCAGAGTCTAAATATACGCTTGAAAACTTTAGATGTGGAAGAAGTTTCAGAGTTGaaaactttcaatttttttaataatagtcTCATCTAAAcacattaatttgaaaattattcagaaataacTGGGTGTACTTGTTTTACTTCCGGTGAAACAGCACTAAATAGATGCAATAAGTAGCATCTATGTAACTTacctttgaaataaatgtaGTTAACAATTACCATCAGAGTGTTTGGATCAAGGTCGTCAAGTATTTGGTTTATATTCCCACGGGTTTTATTCTTTATGTAATCATTGATCTCTTTTTTAGCTTCAGTGGCATTCTGGAAGCTATTAGAGACAGCTTTTCCTCTGTACAGTTTTTTGATGTCCttcagaaaagttttttttgGCTTCAGGTCTTTGTCCATGAACAGAGTGCTCCCCATGCTCAGCTGCACTTGGCTGTCAGGGCGGTGCAGCAAGAGGAGGAGCTGTTGAAAGCCGTGGTGTATCTCCTCCTTCTGGATGTTGTTGAGGTTAAAGGCCAGTCCTTCCAACACCTGAGCCTGAGTACTGCCTCGGGAGCCCAGGGCCAGAAGGGCAAGTGCAGTAGAGATGCTgactggggaaaagaaaatgttgctgtCAGGTTTCTGAGTGGCTGCTTGCCTGTAGAACTGAAAGGCAAAGTCTGTATTGCTTGAAACTATCCTTTGGCACGACTCAAGAGGATCTCtgtcctgggaatgctgctcctgGAGGTCAGTTGTTTCAGACTGGTCAGTGTGATGATGAGTCTGGGTCAGGCTGTGGACACTGAGGTGAAGCATGGCCACCAGAAAGCACAGTGGGACTGTGGCCTCCATCATTCTTCACAGATACTGCGTGGACAAAGAACAAAAGGTTTGGGATGCTGGAGGTTGGCTGTATCACCATctcatcttttatttctgtctgcTACTGCCTTCAAGTGGAAATCACTGTTACCTCCTGACTTCCTCCTTCCCAAtggaagtgtttttttaaatccttgtGCTTCTGCGTTTACTTGTAATTCCTTCCATTGCTGCCTACTTCAGTTCTACTTTATTCTAGTTACAAAAGTTCCTTGTTAGTGGGGAAAGAAACATGTGAGTATTAAAGTAAAATAAGGGTACAAGGGAGAGAAGAAGTGAAAAGgtaccttttgtttttttaatggcaaagcAACACATTAGAAGCATTGTGATTAATTTTTTGTGCTTATCTCTTAAGACCTAGGATTATTATGCTATTAGGGTTTGAATGAGGTTTATGTTAAATGGCAGTGCTACACTGCTTTATCAAAGGGAAACAATACAAGACTGCAGAATTCAAAAGTGCTATTTTCTCTTATTCCTGACTCATTTTACCATACAAAGCGACTGATTGTAAGAGCTGGtaaaatttttttgcttcagaacCTGATTAAATTAGAATATGTTTGTCTATTTTAAATGGCCACTCATGTGTCACTTGTCTTCCAGATGGGTTCCTTCTTGTGTGTATCCTACAGCTGGTTATGGGAAGATGAAACCACTGGTGTGGACTTGGCCTTGCCtatctttccaaacttcatAGCAGCAGGAAAGTATCCTTTTGTAAGGTAAATATGCCTAGGGCCAGAGTAGTGCTTAGCAGCAGGATTGGATCAAGGTGTTCCAGACATTAGTAGTAACTGTGGCCACTTTTTGCCTTTACTTTGTTTGTTTactgctttctctttttgccAGTTGGACCGAGAATATGCTGGGATGATTTGTGGTGTCTAAGATGCTTAATCTGTCAGAAAACAAGTAAGAGCTATACCCATTAAAAATATGGTAGCAGTGACTAAAAAAGCTCTCAATAGCCTCCACCTCATGCCCTACTTAGAACAGCTTCAGGCAGATCACAGGCTACCTGCTTACCCCACAGTCAGTGGTAAAGGCACTCAAAAGCATGGGTTCAGCAAAGCAGGTGGGATGTTTACAGGCATTTTCTTCACCCTAGAGCAACACTCTGACCACTAAAGCTTGGGTGAAAAGGAGCCAGCTTGtctttctgcagctttgctCCATGTGATCTGGGTAAATTGGAATTTATAGAGGACATCGTCATAGAAAAACCAGTTTGGGAATTCTGTCTGGGCCACCTTAGTGTATGCAAGACATTACTCATTCACTTCAGTTTTGGTTATCTTTTGGTTAGCTTTAGGAAAAATTAgtaatgataaataaaattgagAGTTGAAAGATCAGAATACTTCTGTTATTGAAGCATTTCTTCTAGATGTTTTTGAGCTATTTGGGATAAATGTTCAGAGAAGAGTTTACTCAGTGGAGCTGCTACAATGAATTGCCAGAATTTGCTATTCAGTATTTCTTGAAATTAAGTGCAGCTGTCATTTGAATACTTAGAAACTAGGTTTCATCCTTGAAAGCAGGTGTTCTTTATGACTCACTTAGCTAAATACCATACAGCTGGGTCAAAATCATTAAGGTAAAGATAAATGGGTACTTACTTTATATTCAGAAGGCTCTTGCTCTCAATGGCCTGTGCTGTTTCTTGCTGCTTTACTCGTactgctgttttcctctgttaaACATTACATGGCTGCAGATACATATTACCTAGAAGCACAAAGCTGAATGCTCGTGAAGCCAGTGTTCTTGGCCCTTGTATGCATATGTCCACATCTCTTCACTCCAAACAGAACAAAGACCACAGGGCCCAGGCTGATCAGTACAGCAGAGTGTTACGTCCCAAAAGGTATGTGACTCCTAAGCaaatatttaatggaaattatattttggTGTCAAGAGCAGCTACTCTGTCCTATGTGCCACCTGAGATGAATATAACTGTTCATCTGGAGGCCCAATTTTGCCCATCACTAAGCTCTGAAGGCCAGGGTGAGGGAGCTAAAAGGAGCACTGCTTGTCCTCAGTCATGTAGACTGGACTCCAGTCCAGCTTACTGGACTCCACTTATGTGTCAATATATCATCTTTTATTTCTACACAGTAGAAACTGCACAGGTCACTGCTCAGCAGCCAATGAGTCCTCTTAGCCTCTTAAATAAAGACAGTACCTCATTCAGTCTTGTGGGAATGGTGAATTTTAGGTCTGTGGCAAGTCATTGAATGGTCTCACAATCAAATGATTCTTTCTGTATCTCTTTTAAGGACCACCTAGCCTATCAAGATCTGCAAAGTACTTAATTCAGCACTTGGAGAGGTCGTATAAAATATGTGCCATCACTGCA from Sylvia atricapilla isolate bSylAtr1 chromosome 6, bSylAtr1.pri, whole genome shotgun sequence includes the following:
- the LOC136362885 gene encoding alpha-1-antitrypsin-like, giving the protein MMEATVPLCFLVAMLHLSVHSLTQTHHHTDQSETTDLQEQHSQDRDPLESCQRIVSSNTDFAFQFYRQAATQKPDSNIFFSPVSISTALALLALGSRGSTQAQVLEGLAFNLNNIQKEEIHHGFQQLLLLLHRPDSQVQLSMGSTLFMDKDLKPKKTFLKDIKKLYRGKAVSNSFQNATEAKKEINDYIKNKTRGNINQILDDLDPNTLMVIVNYIYFKAYWENPFNIKGTHKDYFHVNAKTSVEVEMMIRDGFYKAFSDRKLSCEVVQIPYKGDVAALFILPNKGKMKQLERALTKSTVSKWERSLQRRRMELHIPKLSISATYELKRILMNLGVTDVFSNRADLSGITGNPDVKVSKATHKALLKIHENGTEAAAASSIDFLPHSAPPILKFDHPFLLLIIDQYTQSILFMGKIVNPTEK